From a single Oceanobacillus kimchii X50 genomic region:
- a CDS encoding carbohydrate ABC transporter permease, with protein sequence MDYISSKRKITLSTFALIFAVLHFLPFYILITTALKTKSDFSSKWVFPTEFSWSNFTEAWQVANLGNALLNTGIITFFAAILLIVIGSLAAYPLARRQTKLNRFMFMFFIAIMVVPPLAALVPLYQLVVNIGLMNTHEVAIFNNVASYLPLTIFLYAGFIRSTIPKSLEEAARIDGAGTFRIFFQIVFPLLKPVTASILIIACVYIWNDYQFAIFFLQDESVQTMTVALSRFFGENANNINLVAAAAIIATLPMAILFLLLQKHFVKGLAAGSVKG encoded by the coding sequence ATGGATTATATTTCAAGTAAACGAAAAATTACATTATCTACTTTTGCTTTAATATTTGCAGTGCTTCATTTTCTTCCTTTCTATATATTAATTACGACAGCACTAAAAACAAAGAGCGATTTCAGTTCAAAATGGGTTTTTCCGACAGAATTTAGCTGGTCTAATTTTACAGAAGCTTGGCAAGTAGCGAATTTAGGCAATGCCTTATTAAACACTGGTATTATAACGTTCTTTGCAGCAATTTTATTAATTGTTATTGGATCACTTGCCGCTTACCCACTGGCAAGAAGACAAACAAAACTTAATCGATTTATGTTTATGTTCTTTATTGCCATTATGGTTGTCCCGCCACTTGCTGCATTAGTTCCTTTATATCAACTGGTAGTGAATATCGGCTTAATGAATACACATGAAGTAGCCATCTTTAATAACGTAGCTTCGTATTTACCCCTAACCATCTTTTTATATGCAGGATTTATTCGCTCTACGATTCCGAAATCTCTAGAAGAAGCAGCTAGGATTGATGGAGCTGGAACATTTCGAATCTTTTTTCAGATAGTTTTTCCTTTACTTAAACCAGTAACAGCTTCAATTCTGATTATCGCTTGTGTGTATATTTGGAACGACTATCAATTTGCTATATTCTTCCTTCAAGATGAATCTGTTCAGACAATGACGGTTGCATTATCTAGATTCTTTGGGGAAAATGCCAATAATATAAATTTAGTTGCCGCCGCGGCGATTATTGCTACACTACCGATGGCTATTCTCTTCCTCCTCCTGCAAAAACACTTTGTCAAAGGACTTGCAGCTGGATCTGTTAAAGGATAG
- a CDS encoding BCCT family transporter yields the protein MKSITPVFWVSMALVSVFIIWGAFFPANVEYVLGIVDTYISNTFGWFYLLVTTGFVLVALFLIFGPYGKIKLGKPDEKPDYSYFTWFAFLFTAGMGVGLVFYGVTEPVTHYYSPPSAEPETIAAAEESMQYTLFHWGLHPWATYAVLALALAYFKFRHRAPALISSTFAPLFGDRVKGPLGIAIDTLAVFATVFGIATSLGLGATQITAGLSFSFDGIENNLATNLIVILIVTVLFILSATTGINKGIRYLSWANVVLAIALMAFVFVLGSSVQMIESFTTTIGNYVQNLPSMTLNMNAFTGERDFLNAWTLFYWAWWIGWSPFVGTFIARVSRGRTIREFVIGVTAVPVLFSALWFSVFGIAGLEMDAAQGGVIHQLMNELGNEVALFAFLEQQPMAAVVIGVAVLLIASFFITSADSGTFVLSMLTTGGELNPGMGIKAIWGVILAAIAAVLLWSGGLNALQMAMLISAFPFGILMVLMSISLIRALRSEHGIITIEKRQRQLDPKFREKQQKELKKMREGFMETLPDAEEDKDF from the coding sequence ATCAAATCAATTACACCTGTTTTTTGGGTTTCTATGGCATTAGTATCTGTATTTATTATATGGGGAGCTTTTTTTCCTGCAAATGTTGAGTATGTTTTAGGCATAGTTGATACCTATATTTCGAATACGTTTGGCTGGTTTTACTTATTAGTTACTACAGGATTTGTTTTGGTTGCCCTATTTCTTATTTTTGGGCCATATGGAAAAATTAAACTTGGTAAACCTGACGAAAAACCAGATTATAGCTATTTTACATGGTTTGCGTTTTTATTCACCGCCGGTATGGGTGTTGGACTGGTATTCTACGGAGTGACAGAACCAGTAACACATTATTATTCACCTCCTTCTGCGGAACCTGAAACAATTGCAGCTGCAGAAGAATCAATGCAGTACACCTTATTCCATTGGGGACTTCATCCATGGGCTACATATGCTGTGCTAGCATTGGCATTGGCTTACTTTAAATTCCGCCACCGCGCACCTGCTTTAATTAGTTCCACTTTTGCACCACTGTTTGGGGATCGTGTTAAAGGTCCACTAGGAATTGCCATTGACACACTAGCTGTTTTTGCTACTGTATTTGGTATTGCAACGTCTCTCGGACTAGGTGCGACACAAATTACAGCTGGTTTGAGCTTTAGTTTTGATGGAATTGAAAATAATCTGGCTACAAATTTAATTGTTATTTTAATTGTGACTGTATTATTCATTCTTTCTGCAACTACAGGTATCAATAAAGGTATACGATACCTGAGCTGGGCGAATGTGGTTCTTGCTATCGCATTAATGGCATTTGTGTTTGTCCTCGGCTCTTCTGTACAAATGATTGAATCCTTTACAACAACTATTGGTAATTATGTTCAAAATCTACCATCAATGACTCTAAATATGAATGCATTTACCGGTGAAAGAGATTTTCTTAATGCATGGACACTCTTTTACTGGGCATGGTGGATTGGCTGGTCACCATTTGTTGGAACCTTTATCGCAAGGGTTTCAAGAGGTAGAACAATTCGTGAATTTGTTATTGGAGTAACAGCTGTACCAGTATTATTTAGCGCTTTATGGTTCTCTGTTTTTGGTATCGCAGGTTTAGAAATGGATGCGGCTCAAGGAGGCGTGATTCATCAGTTAATGAATGAACTAGGAAACGAAGTAGCATTATTTGCATTTCTGGAGCAACAACCTATGGCAGCGGTAGTTATCGGTGTCGCAGTACTCTTGATTGCTTCGTTCTTCATTACGTCTGCCGATTCCGGTACATTTGTGTTAAGTATGCTGACAACAGGAGGAGAATTAAACCCAGGTATGGGAATTAAGGCTATTTGGGGTGTTATCCTTGCTGCAATTGCCGCTGTTCTATTGTGGTCTGGAGGACTCAATGCACTTCAAATGGCTATGCTGATTTCTGCATTCCCATTTGGAATTTTAATGGTTCTCATGAGTATTTCGCTTATCAGGGCATTGAGGAGCGAACATGGCATTATAACGATAGAAAAAAGACAGCGTCAACTCGATCCTAAATTTAGAGAAAAACAACAAAAAGAACTCAAAAAAATGCGTGAAGGATTTATGGAAACACTTCCTGACGCTGAAGAAGATAAAGATTTTTAA